From Primulina huaijiensis isolate GDHJ02 unplaced genomic scaffold, ASM1229523v2 scaffold15321_ERROPOS2750371+, whole genome shotgun sequence, the proteins below share one genomic window:
- the LOC140965871 gene encoding protein INVOLVED IN DE NOVO 2-like isoform X1 has product MLIPRFIFLSGAKISDSYRRFTTVGGNSRNSMEHGSGEESDGNDSEVEETYEELKNGKHQVKISDYVYTCPYCPNKKKKDYLYKELLQHASGIGKCNSAKRTARDKANHVALAKYLENDMGAHSGPSKPAVEDDALADHDHDEMFVWPWIGIVANIPTQLKDGRYVGGSGSKLRDQLASKGFNPTRVRPLWNYLGHSGTALVEFVKDWPGFNNAMSFEKFYDANQHGKRNWLAKSETKADLYGWIARADDYNANNIVGETLRKIGDLKTVSNIMEEEARKTNKLVGNLTNVIEAKNMHLIEMESKFNETESSLSQLIMEKDKLHQSYNEEIKKIESSARDHFKKIFNDHEKLKMLLVNQKRELELRGQELEKRETHNEHERKKLTEDLEKNAVQNCSLQAAAELQRKFDEEVMILAEEQKKQKENLHNRIILLEKQLNAKQAVELEIEQLRGKLNVIKHMGVEGDLEVLEEVDLLLKSLREKEGELEDLQALNQTLIVQERKSNDELQEARKELINGLKDISSNAHIGVKRMGELDSKPFLEAMKRKYSEAEADERATELCSLWEEYLRDSEWHPLKVVQINGKHQTVINEEDEKLADLKENCGVDVYNAVISALFEINEYNPSGRYIISELWNYEEGRRASLKEGVTFLLNRWRPSKRIKGMD; this is encoded by the exons ATGCTAATCCCtcgatttatttttctttctggGGCAAAGATCTCTGATTCATATAGGAGATTTACCACCGTCg GTGGAAACTCGAGAAATTCAATGGAGCACGGTTCCGGAGAAGAAAGTGACGGAAACGATTCTGAAGTGGAGGAGACATACGAAGAGCTGAAGAATGGTAAGCACCAGGTTAAAATCTCTGATTACGTGTATACTTGCCCCTATTGTCCtaacaagaagaagaaagacTATCTGTATAAAGAACTATTGCAACATGCAAGTGGGATTGGCAAGTGCAATTCAGCGAAAAGAACTGCCAGAGACAAGGCCAATCATGTTGCACTGGCAAAGTACTTGGAAAATGACATGGGTGCACATTCTGGTCCTTCAAAGCCTGCTGTTGAAGATGATGCCCTCGCAGATCATGACCATGATGAGATGTTTGTCTGGCCATGGATTGGTATAGTTGCCAATATTCCTACTCAATTGAAGGATGGTCGCTATGTTGGAGGGAGCGGGTCTAAGCTGAGGGATCAGTTGGCGAGCAAAGGGTTTAATCCGACTAGAGTGCGACCTCTGTGGAATTATTTAGGACATTCAGGAACCGCTCTTGTTGAATTTGTTAAAGATTGGCCAGGGTTTAACAATGCCATGTCATTTGAGAAATTTTACGATGCTAATCAACATGGCAAAAGGAATTGGTTGGCAAAAAGTGAAACAAAAGCCGATCTTTATGGATGGATTGCTAGGGCAGATGATTATAATGCTAATAACATTGTTGGAGAAACTCTTCGCAAGATTGGAGACCTCAAAACTGTTTCAAATATCATGGAAGAAGAAGCTCGGAAAACTAACAAGCTTGTAGGTAATTTAACAAATGTTATTGAGGCAAAGAACATGCACTTGATTGAGATGGAGAGTAAGTTCAATGAGACTGAAAGCTCTCTTAGCCAATTAATCATGGAAAAGGATAAGCTACATCAATCTTACAATGAAG AGATAAAAAAGATTGAATCAAGTGCACGAGATCATTTCAAGAAGATATTCAATGACCACGAAAAGTTAAAGATGCTTTTGGTCAACCAAAAGAGAGAACTTGAACTCCGGGGACAAGAACTAGAGAAACGTGAAACTCATAATGAACATGAGCGGAAAAAGCTTACCGAAGACCTTGAAAAG AATGCAGTGCAAAATTGCTCACTTCAGGCTGCCGCTGAACTGCaaagaaaatttgatgaagaagtGATGATTTTGGCTGAAGAACAGAAG AAACAAAAGGAGAACCTCCATAATAGAATAATTTTGCTGGAGAAACAACTGAATGCAAAACAAGCCGTGGAGCTTGAAATCGAGCAATTAAGGGGTAAATTAAATGTCATAAAACACATGGGGGTGGAAGGCGATCTGGAAGTGCTAGAAGAAGTAGATTTACTTCTCAAGTCCTTGAGGGAAAAGGAAGGAGAACTGGAGGATTTGCAAGCATTGAACCAAACTTTAATTGTGCAGGAGCGCAAGAGCAATGATGAACTACAAGAAGCGCGAAAAGAACTGATCAAC GGCTTGAAAGATATATCATCGAATGCTCATATTGGTGTTAAGAGAATGGGGGAGCTTGACAGCAAACCATTTCTAGAAGCCATGAAGAGAAAGTACAGTGAAGCTGAAGCTGATGAAAGGGCCACAGAATTGTGCTCTCTCTGGGAGGAGTACCTTCGAGATTCTGAATGGCATCCTTTAAAGGTGGTTCAAATTAATGGAAAACATCAG ACAGTGATAAATGAAGAAGATGAAAAGCTAGCAGATCTTAAAGAAAATTGCGGTGTCGACGTTTACAATGCTGTGATATCTGCCTTATTCGAGATAAACGAATACAATCCGAGCGGGCGATACATTATTTCTGAACTATGGAACTATGAAGAAGGTAGGAGAGCTAGTCTAAAAGAAGGAGTCACTTTTTTATTGAACCGATGGAGGCCCTCAAAGCGAATAAAGGGGATGGATTGA
- the LOC140965871 gene encoding protein INVOLVED IN DE NOVO 2-like isoform X2: MLRGGNSRNSMEHGSGEESDGNDSEVEETYEELKNGKHQVKISDYVYTCPYCPNKKKKDYLYKELLQHASGIGKCNSAKRTARDKANHVALAKYLENDMGAHSGPSKPAVEDDALADHDHDEMFVWPWIGIVANIPTQLKDGRYVGGSGSKLRDQLASKGFNPTRVRPLWNYLGHSGTALVEFVKDWPGFNNAMSFEKFYDANQHGKRNWLAKSETKADLYGWIARADDYNANNIVGETLRKIGDLKTVSNIMEEEARKTNKLVGNLTNVIEAKNMHLIEMESKFNETESSLSQLIMEKDKLHQSYNEEIKKIESSARDHFKKIFNDHEKLKMLLVNQKRELELRGQELEKRETHNEHERKKLTEDLEKNAVQNCSLQAAAELQRKFDEEVMILAEEQKKQKENLHNRIILLEKQLNAKQAVELEIEQLRGKLNVIKHMGVEGDLEVLEEVDLLLKSLREKEGELEDLQALNQTLIVQERKSNDELQEARKELINGLKDISSNAHIGVKRMGELDSKPFLEAMKRKYSEAEADERATELCSLWEEYLRDSEWHPLKVVQINGKHQTVINEEDEKLADLKENCGVDVYNAVISALFEINEYNPSGRYIISELWNYEEGRRASLKEGVTFLLNRWRPSKRIKGMD; the protein is encoded by the exons ATGCTACGTg GTGGAAACTCGAGAAATTCAATGGAGCACGGTTCCGGAGAAGAAAGTGACGGAAACGATTCTGAAGTGGAGGAGACATACGAAGAGCTGAAGAATGGTAAGCACCAGGTTAAAATCTCTGATTACGTGTATACTTGCCCCTATTGTCCtaacaagaagaagaaagacTATCTGTATAAAGAACTATTGCAACATGCAAGTGGGATTGGCAAGTGCAATTCAGCGAAAAGAACTGCCAGAGACAAGGCCAATCATGTTGCACTGGCAAAGTACTTGGAAAATGACATGGGTGCACATTCTGGTCCTTCAAAGCCTGCTGTTGAAGATGATGCCCTCGCAGATCATGACCATGATGAGATGTTTGTCTGGCCATGGATTGGTATAGTTGCCAATATTCCTACTCAATTGAAGGATGGTCGCTATGTTGGAGGGAGCGGGTCTAAGCTGAGGGATCAGTTGGCGAGCAAAGGGTTTAATCCGACTAGAGTGCGACCTCTGTGGAATTATTTAGGACATTCAGGAACCGCTCTTGTTGAATTTGTTAAAGATTGGCCAGGGTTTAACAATGCCATGTCATTTGAGAAATTTTACGATGCTAATCAACATGGCAAAAGGAATTGGTTGGCAAAAAGTGAAACAAAAGCCGATCTTTATGGATGGATTGCTAGGGCAGATGATTATAATGCTAATAACATTGTTGGAGAAACTCTTCGCAAGATTGGAGACCTCAAAACTGTTTCAAATATCATGGAAGAAGAAGCTCGGAAAACTAACAAGCTTGTAGGTAATTTAACAAATGTTATTGAGGCAAAGAACATGCACTTGATTGAGATGGAGAGTAAGTTCAATGAGACTGAAAGCTCTCTTAGCCAATTAATCATGGAAAAGGATAAGCTACATCAATCTTACAATGAAG AGATAAAAAAGATTGAATCAAGTGCACGAGATCATTTCAAGAAGATATTCAATGACCACGAAAAGTTAAAGATGCTTTTGGTCAACCAAAAGAGAGAACTTGAACTCCGGGGACAAGAACTAGAGAAACGTGAAACTCATAATGAACATGAGCGGAAAAAGCTTACCGAAGACCTTGAAAAG AATGCAGTGCAAAATTGCTCACTTCAGGCTGCCGCTGAACTGCaaagaaaatttgatgaagaagtGATGATTTTGGCTGAAGAACAGAAG AAACAAAAGGAGAACCTCCATAATAGAATAATTTTGCTGGAGAAACAACTGAATGCAAAACAAGCCGTGGAGCTTGAAATCGAGCAATTAAGGGGTAAATTAAATGTCATAAAACACATGGGGGTGGAAGGCGATCTGGAAGTGCTAGAAGAAGTAGATTTACTTCTCAAGTCCTTGAGGGAAAAGGAAGGAGAACTGGAGGATTTGCAAGCATTGAACCAAACTTTAATTGTGCAGGAGCGCAAGAGCAATGATGAACTACAAGAAGCGCGAAAAGAACTGATCAAC GGCTTGAAAGATATATCATCGAATGCTCATATTGGTGTTAAGAGAATGGGGGAGCTTGACAGCAAACCATTTCTAGAAGCCATGAAGAGAAAGTACAGTGAAGCTGAAGCTGATGAAAGGGCCACAGAATTGTGCTCTCTCTGGGAGGAGTACCTTCGAGATTCTGAATGGCATCCTTTAAAGGTGGTTCAAATTAATGGAAAACATCAG ACAGTGATAAATGAAGAAGATGAAAAGCTAGCAGATCTTAAAGAAAATTGCGGTGTCGACGTTTACAATGCTGTGATATCTGCCTTATTCGAGATAAACGAATACAATCCGAGCGGGCGATACATTATTTCTGAACTATGGAACTATGAAGAAGGTAGGAGAGCTAGTCTAAAAGAAGGAGTCACTTTTTTATTGAACCGATGGAGGCCCTCAAAGCGAATAAAGGGGATGGATTGA
- the LOC140965871 gene encoding protein INVOLVED IN DE NOVO 2-like isoform X3 translates to MEHGSGEESDGNDSEVEETYEELKNGKHQVKISDYVYTCPYCPNKKKKDYLYKELLQHASGIGKCNSAKRTARDKANHVALAKYLENDMGAHSGPSKPAVEDDALADHDHDEMFVWPWIGIVANIPTQLKDGRYVGGSGSKLRDQLASKGFNPTRVRPLWNYLGHSGTALVEFVKDWPGFNNAMSFEKFYDANQHGKRNWLAKSETKADLYGWIARADDYNANNIVGETLRKIGDLKTVSNIMEEEARKTNKLVGNLTNVIEAKNMHLIEMESKFNETESSLSQLIMEKDKLHQSYNEEIKKIESSARDHFKKIFNDHEKLKMLLVNQKRELELRGQELEKRETHNEHERKKLTEDLEKNAVQNCSLQAAAELQRKFDEEVMILAEEQKKQKENLHNRIILLEKQLNAKQAVELEIEQLRGKLNVIKHMGVEGDLEVLEEVDLLLKSLREKEGELEDLQALNQTLIVQERKSNDELQEARKELINGLKDISSNAHIGVKRMGELDSKPFLEAMKRKYSEAEADERATELCSLWEEYLRDSEWHPLKVVQINGKHQTVINEEDEKLADLKENCGVDVYNAVISALFEINEYNPSGRYIISELWNYEEGRRASLKEGVTFLLNRWRPSKRIKGMD, encoded by the exons ATGGAGCACGGTTCCGGAGAAGAAAGTGACGGAAACGATTCTGAAGTGGAGGAGACATACGAAGAGCTGAAGAATGGTAAGCACCAGGTTAAAATCTCTGATTACGTGTATACTTGCCCCTATTGTCCtaacaagaagaagaaagacTATCTGTATAAAGAACTATTGCAACATGCAAGTGGGATTGGCAAGTGCAATTCAGCGAAAAGAACTGCCAGAGACAAGGCCAATCATGTTGCACTGGCAAAGTACTTGGAAAATGACATGGGTGCACATTCTGGTCCTTCAAAGCCTGCTGTTGAAGATGATGCCCTCGCAGATCATGACCATGATGAGATGTTTGTCTGGCCATGGATTGGTATAGTTGCCAATATTCCTACTCAATTGAAGGATGGTCGCTATGTTGGAGGGAGCGGGTCTAAGCTGAGGGATCAGTTGGCGAGCAAAGGGTTTAATCCGACTAGAGTGCGACCTCTGTGGAATTATTTAGGACATTCAGGAACCGCTCTTGTTGAATTTGTTAAAGATTGGCCAGGGTTTAACAATGCCATGTCATTTGAGAAATTTTACGATGCTAATCAACATGGCAAAAGGAATTGGTTGGCAAAAAGTGAAACAAAAGCCGATCTTTATGGATGGATTGCTAGGGCAGATGATTATAATGCTAATAACATTGTTGGAGAAACTCTTCGCAAGATTGGAGACCTCAAAACTGTTTCAAATATCATGGAAGAAGAAGCTCGGAAAACTAACAAGCTTGTAGGTAATTTAACAAATGTTATTGAGGCAAAGAACATGCACTTGATTGAGATGGAGAGTAAGTTCAATGAGACTGAAAGCTCTCTTAGCCAATTAATCATGGAAAAGGATAAGCTACATCAATCTTACAATGAAG AGATAAAAAAGATTGAATCAAGTGCACGAGATCATTTCAAGAAGATATTCAATGACCACGAAAAGTTAAAGATGCTTTTGGTCAACCAAAAGAGAGAACTTGAACTCCGGGGACAAGAACTAGAGAAACGTGAAACTCATAATGAACATGAGCGGAAAAAGCTTACCGAAGACCTTGAAAAG AATGCAGTGCAAAATTGCTCACTTCAGGCTGCCGCTGAACTGCaaagaaaatttgatgaagaagtGATGATTTTGGCTGAAGAACAGAAG AAACAAAAGGAGAACCTCCATAATAGAATAATTTTGCTGGAGAAACAACTGAATGCAAAACAAGCCGTGGAGCTTGAAATCGAGCAATTAAGGGGTAAATTAAATGTCATAAAACACATGGGGGTGGAAGGCGATCTGGAAGTGCTAGAAGAAGTAGATTTACTTCTCAAGTCCTTGAGGGAAAAGGAAGGAGAACTGGAGGATTTGCAAGCATTGAACCAAACTTTAATTGTGCAGGAGCGCAAGAGCAATGATGAACTACAAGAAGCGCGAAAAGAACTGATCAAC GGCTTGAAAGATATATCATCGAATGCTCATATTGGTGTTAAGAGAATGGGGGAGCTTGACAGCAAACCATTTCTAGAAGCCATGAAGAGAAAGTACAGTGAAGCTGAAGCTGATGAAAGGGCCACAGAATTGTGCTCTCTCTGGGAGGAGTACCTTCGAGATTCTGAATGGCATCCTTTAAAGGTGGTTCAAATTAATGGAAAACATCAG ACAGTGATAAATGAAGAAGATGAAAAGCTAGCAGATCTTAAAGAAAATTGCGGTGTCGACGTTTACAATGCTGTGATATCTGCCTTATTCGAGATAAACGAATACAATCCGAGCGGGCGATACATTATTTCTGAACTATGGAACTATGAAGAAGGTAGGAGAGCTAGTCTAAAAGAAGGAGTCACTTTTTTATTGAACCGATGGAGGCCCTCAAAGCGAATAAAGGGGATGGATTGA